The window TAATCTCATTATGGTCTAAGTGGTTGCTATCGCTGCACATAAAAAAACACATAGTCTCACAAAATGTTTTTATTGAAAGAAAGTCTGGCTGCTGGCCGCTCGAACAAGTCAGGCAAGCATCAGCTCTTCTGCTTTTGTGTTTCATACTCTGTTTTTTGCATTGGACTTCCTTATTGTCAATCTACTATTTCTCAGTCATATATATGTCCTATATCACATCATTAGGTGTAAGACCCTTGTAATCATCAAGAGAAGGAAGATCATTTGATCTATTGGAAAATCTAGCGAGCGGAAGCCACAATCAAACTTAGTGTGTGATTTGTattgaattatttatattttgcaaATTAATTCTTTACTCAttctttcattcttcgttgtaaaatcataataaaagaacaattgCTCCAACAAATTTAACATAGGAGCGTCTCCTACCCTGCGCACAAACCCAATTGGGGTGGTAAATGTGCAAGAGTGACTTATGTCAAATGAGTAAAGTAAGGACTTCCCACTTCGATTCTTAAAGCGTGTGTAGTACTCCCTCCATTCTCGTATATTCttttcaaatagaatttacgaatttgTGTCAAACTTTAACTACTAATTCTCATCGATCTATAAGAAAATCTTGTtaaattcgtctcaatatataatttttaaatattgacttattaaaatatataccatAAAAGTGAATAGaaataacatataaaaacaaagaaagtattaaatataaatgtaaCCATAACATCATTCTAACAATAAATCTACAAAATCATAAGATCATTTGGAATTACTTTTTCTAAGGACATTTCATATTGAATTAAATCTTAAATAAATCTCTATACTCTAATAATCAAGATCTCAATGTTACACATCCCTAGGATTCTAAACCCAAAATGATTGAAATAATCATGTTAAAAATGGCATAAGTTTTAACTTTTCAATGGAGATTTCTTATTTCTGTTGGTAATTTGACACCAAAACAATTTTTTGCACACAATTAGATACACAATCCAAACTTACACACAAAAACAGAACTAatttaaaatccaataaactACTCATCATGATGAACACATCCATAATTGGAAACAAAAACCTAAAACTTAGATTAATCAACCAGAATATGATGTTCAAATCagaaaataatcaaatcaaatagAAACTAAAGGAACAACTCACTAgaagaacaaaataatattttatcctTTAGAAACAAAAAGCCAGCACAAAGTATGAGAAAAGTCTGGGCAAGGGATAATCCACAGAAAATCATTGGGATGGGGGGTCTTGGGAATGAATTTCTTTCCAATAACCCAAAAAAGGAAACTGCTTACTGATCATTCCCAAACACCCCAAACCAAAAATTTTCGGTAGAATCATATCCCGTTCCCACTACTTCTGTTCCGGGTATCAACACCATTGATACTCGATTTTACAATAACAGTATTAGagaagaagaatgaagattAGGGTTGAGAATTCAGATGGATTGAGGAAGGAGAAACCTTGGATTAAATAAGAATGAAAGCTAGGGTTTTAATGACGCCACGGAAAACGCGTGAAATGATTACTAATTTTGACTAACCCTAAAACAAAGACAGAAATACCGGACTCTACAGTTTTTGGCCCATAATTAAGCAGCTAGCATGCTGAGCCCATTTAGGTGGAATGTTTGGGCTCACTAGTCATTACAATACAAGAGAATatcaaattcaagaccattcaTTATCAATCATAATCAtgatcataatcatcatcaacatcTATTAAAAGAGCTCTAAAAAGTCAATGTTAAATTTTTAGAGCACTTGTCATATGTAAACTTTTTATTAGAGTATTTAAAATGACTGAATTCAATAGTTGACTAGGCTACATCAATCAAACATCTGACAATCAATCAATATTTAACATATTATGATGTTGATTGATTAAAACGTTTTTTAAATCAACCATTTTGCTTGTTGAGGTCTATTGTTAACAAACATTATAAAAACCCAATATTCACTAACATTCAATGCATATTTAATAATCAACCATAAGCTTGCCACATGAAATAATCAAATTGCTCAATTTATTGCTATATTTATTTAGAGTAGATAAGGTAAAgtgaattttatttgaattctaTATTAATAGATTGATTGAAATCATACAATTAACTGAAAAGATTGAAAAACTTCACGTGTCATCCTCACAAAAAGGTTTATcacataaaataatcaaattgatatatttattgttatgtttatttagagtaaataaggtaaagtgaattttattcaatttaaagtttcaacattatatatattattaattttgttgaaaaatgacaaattacAAGTTCTAAGAGCTCTgtcatttgttttaattttattgagaaTGAATAAATTATTGGATTATGTGGATAGTACGTTTGCAAGCATGTCAATTTTGACACAAATTCTTTTCACAAAATCGTTTATTTCACAAAAatagctacttttgcgcataatataTAATCAATAACGATTTATTCAATCAAGCAATAATTACGTTGTTATACAAACTTATCTCAACTTTTACATAATTTattgatattataatttgataacTATATTATACAAATGCAtctttgtttaaaatttatatttataggtATTTTCATACTAACAAACTTCGTGCACTAAACGAGTTTGTATACTGAGATAGCATAATTTGAATCTAACTAGTTTAGAAGCTCATGCAATGCACGGAGTTTAGTAAAGAGTCatatacaaataaaattttcaaagaatATTACAAGACTATAAGAAATTGTGATTTGCTATTTTCCAACTCTTTATTAATATTCATGGttatgatgataatttaaatcaatatatttttcaaaaataatttcttacttatgtataaaatattttttttgaaacaactaatttctttaaaattcttatttagatataaagaattaatgtaaaaatatatttaaaatacttaatttaacttgtacttcatttaggaaaataaattatagCAAAGCACACAATCAATTATAGTGCTataaaattaatacttttatatttgacaaaactCTAAGAAATCGCCATGTGTTATTTTCtagttcttttattagtatttatttattatttatgattatgattaaattaatacttctatatttgGCAAAATTCTAAGAATtatttttcagttcttttattaatatttatgattatgattatgatgattatgattaaaatgaagaaaaaaatttgaaatggcgTGGAAAATAAGTGATACTAaaccataaaattacaactaaaAATGTTACAATTGCCCAAAAAATGACCTAGTATTATGATTATGTACCACAAAATCTTCAATTAGTCTTGGCTAAAAGGGTAAATTGGAAAGAAAACACAGAAACAGAAGACTACACAAAGAAATGAGAGCATATTCACTTGAACTTATTTGATTGCTTCCACTTGTAGCTTCAGTTGAATTCACTACTACTTCTGTCTTATTTCTTTCTCTCTTACTgcaaatcaaacacaaaatatACCACTTCTTATTGTTAATATAACTTCTATTGCTTCAAAGTAAtaatcaaatatcttaaaaGAGAATCGTGTGTTATTCTATTACTTCATGTTTTTTCTTTCACACTTCTTTGATTCTCACCCtctatgaataattaattttttctccGACCCTACCTATATGAATTCTCCTGTCCaccctaaaaaaaatcaaatactctatccgtttcatttaatttgcattatttatcattttggtTCGTCCTACTTGATTcacatcatttctatttttagacaaTGACTCACCactttctcttttaatttcatccatataattcattctctcttcatttattaccattatcaacttttttcttaaaaaataccGACTTTTTCTTTGCATTAAATTAAACGGGACAAAAGAAGTATCTCTAAAATGCACTGCCTAATGTTTATTCGCAAAATTATGGTTAAGATTATAAAACACCCTTGATTTTTGCTGAAAATTAACACCCTCCTAAGCtggtaattttaaataaaaatagtagtaATAACGAAGTCCAAAGATAATAAGTGAGGCAGAAAATTGGCGCACCTTCCAGGAAAAATGCAGGTCCCATGACCTACAAAAACCCGTCAcaagaatttaaaaaatgtaaGCACCATGTTCAAAAACAAAGGACTACTTGGCACCGGCATACTCAACAGTAAAGATgccaaaatataataaatgcaTACTACATCATTCCAATTTCCAATCCAACTCAGCTAAAAGCCACACAATTTTTGCATGATTTCACTGCAAAATAAACAGGTGTTGGGCTCCATTTGTTAAGTACCTCCCGTTAAAGAGGTTCATTTAGTCATCAATTGGTTTATAATCGAGTCTTATCtccatattaattttaaataatttgtaaatttatttttaaagtcagGTTTTATTACAAGGTCAGATAAATGTCAGACTATCGAATCTTTTTGAACATTTCTATGTCAGTACACAACATCTCAAATTTGTACAAAAAAACATTTTATCATCCAGATGTCATTAGATGACTGAAGATCTTCACCTCCAACATGAAGTACTTCTTACCCCTTTGAATTTGCTCCAATACGCAAATTTAAACAtcaatatatctaaatatacataatacttcctcctattcaacttaattgtcccatttatttttgggtactattcacttatcacttaatttgtattttattcttaatttataagttaaaatataatcatgtggaattttatttgattcgtctcaatacaaaaattattaatatgaactttttataactttaattacaTTAGAAAACGTAATGAGTACTTTATTAAATTCATAGGACAGAAGTAGGGAATAATGTAAAGGTGTCTTCTTTAATCTTTATAAACAAATTCCCTCTAAAATGAGCCTCATTTATGGGGAAAAAAGTGAACTATTATGCTATTTGTTCCACTTTCTAGGCTAAAAaagctttgttttttttttcaaaatcacATCATATCAACCACATCtaagctttttttatttttatttatttttttaatttttattttagggtGAATAGATTCTTGTTCATAGGCCATAAGTTCAACCAATCGTGTAGACTATTTTGGCATTGTGACTTTATGACCAGGTCATAATCTATGCTCAGGCTTGTCTAGGTCATGACATAAGTAATTCAATTAAAACTCATTATTACTGAATATAATATTGACATAACACAGAAAAATAGCAGTTGAATTGGTTCAttacacataaaaataaattttcggCCCCCATACTAGTATTCTAAATCACCTCTTATGCTCAATAGAATTTGAGGTTCACAACGCAAAAGCATCTTAACCATAATGCTGAAAATCGGGATTTATGCTTAAATAGATCTTTAATAGGAATCCGAAATTTGAAACAATAACACACACAAGATAGAATGCAAATAGCAAGGGGACTTCGAGAGTGTGCTAGATGATTGACCGCATAAAACCCCTCTTTTTCCGTAGATAAAAAtgttaatcaaaaaaaatatgttaagtttattaataaactaaatatacttactataaataagaggtgattttaaaaaaaaactatgaattatgcataaaataaaaaaattttgcacAGAGCACAAATTTTTCAAGACGGCTCTGGCAAACAGTATTGCAAAATTTTGGCAATGCTAACTAGTAATTAACCAAAATGTGGTAAACAGACTTACTAGGATCAGAGGTAGTGATCATTGCAACGCCTTTGAAATCACAGGACCCAACAGCCATCCCTTGCATCTGGTAATAGCTATCGAAAGCATAAGAAGCATGGTTCTGGACCTTGTTTGGCTCATAACAAGATTCTCCCGGCTGAATTTCACTACAATTTGCCCTTCCCGGGCCACAAGCCCAGTCTAATGCAGTCTGCAAAGTCTTTGTATCCATCCCATCCATAGCAACACAATAGGTTTGATTTGTTGTGTCATTAGCCAAGATAGTTCGACTCCCGGAAACATGTAACAAATAAACTGGGGTTGAATTCCCATAAAACAAGCCCCAATTGGCCTCTGAGATTGGGGGCGACCTCAAATCTTCATTGAACAACTCATATAAATACACACTAGATGTGGTGTCTGGACGAGATGGGGTGCCAGTCTTGTCATAAACGTGCTTAATGAGGTTGGAATTGTAAGTATCCGCATTATCCATAGTGGCATAAGGCTCTTTGGAATCGCCTTTCGAAGGCCACCCGGTCTCACTCACAAGCACCACAACATCGGAAATATTCATGTTTTTCATTGAGAAATAAATAGAATCAATCATTGCATCATACACGTTCGTGTAATGAAGCAAAGTATTCGGGTCAACCATTTCTTTTGAAGGTGTTATAGGCTTGAACAAAGAGTTCTCCAATGGCACAACACCCTTATTCTCCATAAAAACATAGTAAGGGTACAAATTCATCATCAAAGGAGATTCAGTCCTAGACAAAAACTTAATAATTGGCAACAAATATTGAGTCATTGAAGTATTGAAAAAGGCTTGAGAAGGTGGAAAGGGATCTAAAATTAGTGAGGCTGAATGTGGGGTAGAAACCTTTATCTTAGTGTGAAGATTTGAGGCCACAAGTGCACTATAAAGTGACTCAATAGCGGGGAAAAGCAAAGGGGCAGTTGAAGGAACCGAGGTTAAGACCTCATCGCCCACAGCAATGGCGATGATGGCAGTATCCGGGTAGTAAGCAACGACATTTCGGCCCACCCAAGCCGCGGCAGTGGCATTGGAGGATCCAATTCCAATAAGCTGGTTATTGGGTACCCCAATTATGACCTTGATCTTTGAATGAGCCAGGGCTTTCAGCAAATCAGGGTTAGCATCATAGAGTCTCACATGGTTAATCTTTTGTAACTTGAGAAATGAAACCAAATCTGAGGGAGATGGGAAGTTTGGTACATCTGTTCCAATGTTTACTCCAACATAGGGTTcatcttgttcttgttgttgcttAATTTCTGCTATAATCTTCCCTAAAACTGAAAATTTATGCAGAGAATAGGGATGTATGAGTATGatcataataaattccaaactGGGTATTAGTCAAATTCATAAACTAGCAAATGGGTTTGCTTCATAAACAAAAGTCACCAAAAGTTCAAATGAGATTCCTCAATAAGTCAATAAGGGATTTGGGAAAGATAGCTCAAAAAGTCATCCAAAATCATGAAACAATAAATGGTGGGCAATTGAATAAGTAACACAGACAAAGACACAAACTTTATCcgaattaatgaacaataaatggtGGGCAAATGTGAGACATGAAAGCTTCCAAAACATGGTTATTTACCAATTTTGAAAATGAGTTTATTTATACCAGAATAACCCTACATTTTTCTTGAACAAATAATTCAATGTGTTCCTCAATTAGCTAAGGAGTTGCAAATAGAGTCAAAAGCTTAGAACTTTACCTGAAAATGGTGAGtggaggaagagaaagagaagaactAATGAAAGAATGAGCCTAAAAGCAGCCATGAAAACAGAAGCTTGAGCTCTAAAACATCATCTTCCTCTGACTCAACAGAAGAAATGTGCACATTATTTCTCTGCCATTTTTGTTTGGCCTTCTTCAATTTgtttccttttcttttgttaCTTTTTGGCAAATAGTGAAGCTACAAGACATTTCACTGGCAGGGATATGATTATGATATCAGAGAAAAATGGCATTAGTTAATAAGTTTATAA of the Amaranthus tricolor cultivar Red isolate AtriRed21 chromosome 6, ASM2621246v1, whole genome shotgun sequence genome contains:
- the LOC130815427 gene encoding glucan endo-1,3-beta-glucosidase 1-like; the encoded protein is MAAFRLILSLVLLFLFLHSPFSVLGKIIAEIKQQQEQDEPYVGVNIGTDVPNFPSPSDLVSFLKLQKINHVRLYDANPDLLKALAHSKIKVIIGVPNNQLIGIGSSNATAAAWVGRNVVAYYPDTAIIAIAVGDEVLTSVPSTAPLLFPAIESLYSALVASNLHTKIKVSTPHSASLILDPFPPSQAFFNTSMTQYLLPIIKFLSRTESPLMMNLYPYYVFMENKGVVPLENSLFKPITPSKEMVDPNTLLHYTNVYDAMIDSIYFSMKNMNISDVVVLVSETGWPSKGDSKEPYATMDNADTYNSNLIKHVYDKTGTPSRPDTTSSVYLYELFNEDLRSPPISEANWGLFYGNSTPVYLLHVSGSRTILANDTTNQTYCVAMDGMDTKTLQTALDWACGPGRANCSEIQPGESCYEPNKVQNHASYAFDSYYQMQGMAVGSCDFKGVAMITTSDPSHGTCIFPGSKRERNKTEVVVNSTEATSGSNQISSSEYALISLCSLLFLCFLSNLPF